Part of the Cetobacterium somerae ATCC BAA-474 genome is shown below.
TAAAACTCCTGTAGCTCTCATATGAAGCTTTACATCCCCTTCTATTTTAGTAGCTACAACTTTTTTATTATCTAAATACTCTTTAACTTCATTTAATCTTGATTTATCAACGCTTGATATAACCATTAACTCTTTTTTAGAATCTCCTAAAATTGTTCCAAGAGCTACAGCTGCCTCTATTCCTACCATTCCTTCTGAGTTTGGTATTTTTACACTTTTAACATTTTTTATTAAATTTCCTGATAAAGCGATATCAACCTTCTCTGGAACTCCACCTAATATTGATGTTAATTTACTTCCTATATATGCTAAAGCTATCGGTTCTGTACACCCCTCTGCTGGAACTATCTCTTCATTTAAAATACTTAAAATTTTATCTATCATAACTCTCAATTCCTCCTTTAAATACCTAATTATTTTATAATATACAAGTATATAATAAGCAATTTTCATTCCAATAGATATTTTTATTAAATTTATGTAATTTTTTATTTTTTTTTGTATTATTTTCTGTAAACTTTAAATATAGTTTAACAATATTTATATAAATTTAATTTTTATTTTTTTCATTTTGAAAAATTTTTCATTTTGAAAATAGTTTTTTTCATTTTGAAAATTCTAAATATTATATTTCTGTATTTTTCTATATAAAGTTGTCAATCCTATTCCCATTTTATCTGCAATTTTTTTCTTTCCTTCTGTATCTCTTCCAAAAATTTTGAGTGCTTTTTCAATGTAACTTTTTTCCACAACTTGAAAATCTTCCATATAAGATACATCTTTTGATTCTTTTTTCTCTACAACTATTTCATTATTTATTCTTCTATTTTCTAATAGCTTTTCAGGAACTGTGGATAAACTTAAAATATCACTATTATCTGAAAGATTAAACATAAACTCTACTACATTTTCTAATTCTCTTATATTTCCTGGCCAAGAATAATTTAAAAATAACTTTTCTACTTCTATATCAATAAAGCTTATGTATTTTTCAGTTATTCTATTATATTTTTTTATGAGATTTTTTGTTATTGGTAAAATATCCTCTCTTCTGTCCCTTAAAGGTGCTATTTCAAAAGGAATAACTTTCAATCGATAATAAAGATCTTCTCTAAATTCTTTTTCAAGAATTTTTTTCTCTAAATCTACATTTGTTGCTGCAATAATTCTAATGTCTAACTCTATATCTCTATTTGAACCTACTCTTGTTACTTTTCTCTCTTGAAGTACTCTTAATATTTTAGCTTGCAAATATAAAGGCATATCTCCAATTTCATCTAAAAATATAACTCCTCCATTTGCTAACTCAAACTTTCCCATACGCCCATTTTTGTCAGCACCTGTAAAAGCTCCTCTCACATATCCAAATAGTTCACTTTCTAAAAGAGACTCAGGAATTGCTGCGCAGTTTATAACAACAAAGGGGGCATTTCTTCTTGAACTATGATAGTGTAAAGCTCTCGCTACTAGCTCTTTTCCTGTTCCACTTTCTCCTGTTATCAACACCGTTGACTTTGAAGGTGCAACATGTTTTATTCTTTCTCTCAATAGATTAGTAAACTCTGAATCACCTATTATATTTTCTAATGAAACACTATTTGATGTTTCAACTAGGCCTCTAATTCCATCATTTACCTTATTCATATCATCAAAAATAAAAATTTTTTCATTTTTTCCAAAAGCTTCAAAAGGTAATATTTTTCCAAGAACTGTTAACTCTTTTTCTTGAACTTTCAATTTATATATCTCTTCTTCCATAAGAAAATCATTTTGTGAGCTTAATTGTATTTTTTTCCCAAGAATTCTACTATCTGATTCTATCTTTTTCAAAGCAAAATTATTAATACTTGTTATTATCCCCTCACTATTAAATCTCAAAACACCTTTTTGAATTGTATTCAATATTGTTGTAAGAACATTTTCTCTTTCTGTTTTTTCTAAACTTTCATTGTACTCAATAAATCTTATACTTATCAGTTCAGCCATTTGTTCAACAAAATCTAAATAATTTTTTAAATTTTCTAAAACTCTTTTCTTTTGATTTTCATCAAAAGAAACTAAACTTATTAAACCGATTAATTTTCCTTCATACAT
Proteins encoded:
- a CDS encoding sigma-54-dependent Fis family transcriptional regulator produces the protein MKTDLLVIKDELKKYAKTISKLFAMDVGICDKNLIRITGSGPQKIGEKIRGRANKKTLETKETTVILNPREDEICSGCSEKDCCLEVLEISTPIMYEGKLIGLISLVSFDENQKKRVLENLKNYLDFVEQMAELISIRFIEYNESLEKTERENVLTTILNTIQKGVLRFNSEGIITSINNFALKKIESDSRILGKKIQLSSQNDFLMEEEIYKLKVQEKELTVLGKILPFEAFGKNEKIFIFDDMNKVNDGIRGLVETSNSVSLENIIGDSEFTNLLRERIKHVAPSKSTVLITGESGTGKELVARALHYHSSRRNAPFVVINCAAIPESLLESELFGYVRGAFTGADKNGRMGKFELANGGVIFLDEIGDMPLYLQAKILRVLQERKVTRVGSNRDIELDIRIIAATNVDLEKKILEKEFREDLYYRLKVIPFEIAPLRDRREDILPITKNLIKKYNRITEKYISFIDIEVEKLFLNYSWPGNIRELENVVEFMFNLSDNSDILSLSTVPEKLLENRRINNEIVVEKKESKDVSYMEDFQVVEKSYIEKALKIFGRDTEGKKKIADKMGIGLTTLYRKIQKYNI